In the Acidobacteriota bacterium genome, GGTGAAGTAGCCGGCCACCAGCTCGGCCTCGGCCTCGGGGAGGTCGAAGGGAATCCGGTTCGTCTCCGCGACGCCGCTGATGAAGTAGCAGAAGAGCGCCACGATCTGCGGGAAGAAGAACCACATCCCCTGCGTCTCCTGGGCCCTCACGATCCCCGTCATGCTGGCGGTGCCGGCGAGCAACAGCGGCCCGATGATCGCGAGGCCGAGGGGCACCTCGTACGAGACCATCTGGGCGGCGCTTCGCAGCGATCCGAGCAGCGGGTACTTCGAGTTCGACGCCCACCCGCCGAGCATGATGCCGTACACGCCGAGGCTCGAGATCGAGAGGATGTACAGGATGCCGATGTTGACGTCGGTGATCCACGGGGTGATCTCGTACCCCATCACGCTGAACGAGCGCCCCGCGAACGGGATCACCGCGAGCGCCGCGAAGGCGGGGATGATCGAGATCACCGGCGCGAGGATGAAGAGGACGCGATCGGCCTGATCGGGGATGATGTCCTCCTTGAGGAGGAGCTTGATGCCGTCGGCGATCGGCTGGAGGATCCCGTGGAACCCCACGCGGCGAGGGGCGAGCCGGAGCTGGATGAAGCCCAGGACCTTGCGCTCGAGCAGGGTCGTGTAGGCGACCGCGCCGCTCATGACGCCGAGCACCACCGCCACCTTGATGGCGGGAATCACCACGTTCTCGATGAGGAGGCGCGAGTCCATGCGGCCTACCGATCCGCGTCGCCGAGCACGATGTCGAGGGTGCCGATGATGGCGACGATGTCCGCCACGAGAGCGCCGTTCGACAGGGCCGGGAGCGCCTGGAGGTTCACGAAGGAGGGGGACTTGAACCGCATGCGGTACGGCTTCTCCGTGCCGTCGCTCTTGATGTAGAAGCCCTGCTCGCCGCGCGGCCCCTCGATCACGTGGTAGATCTCGGCGATCGGGGGCTTGATCTTCTTGGGGACCTTCCCTCGGAAATCCCCGCCCGGCAGCCCGTCGAGCGCCTGCCGGATGATGCGCGCGCTCTGGCGCATCTCCTCCATGCGGATGAGATACCGGTCGTACGTGTCGCCGTGCGTCCCCAGCGGGACCTCGAACTCGAACCGGTCGTAGGCGGCGTACGGCATCGCCTTCCTCACGTCGTAGTTGACCCCCGAGCCCCGGAGAGGCGGGCCGGTGAGCCCCCAGTTCGTCGCGTCCTCGGCCGAGATGACGCCGACCCCCTTCGTGCGCTCGAGCCAGATCCGGTTGGTCGAGAGAAGGCCCTCGTACTCCTTGATGCGGGACGGCAGCAGATCGACGAAGCGCCGCGTCCCCTCGATCCACCCCGGCGGGAAGTCCTCGAGCGTCCCGCCGATGCGGAACATGTTCGTCGTGAGCCTCGCTCCGCAGAAGGCCTCGAAGAGATCGAGAATCATCTCGCGCTCGCGGAAGGTGTAGAAGAAGACCGTCATCG is a window encoding:
- a CDS encoding NADH-quinone oxidoreductase subunit D — protein: MFHTEILEVNMGPQHPATHGVLRVILGLDGETVVQCKPVIGYLHRGVEKLAEHKLYVMIPPLCDRLDYVGSASQNLGYIQAVEKLCGIQVPERGQYIRVILAELNRISSHLVWLGTHGLDIGAMTVFFYTFREREMILDLFEAFCGARLTTNMFRIGGTLEDFPPGWIEGTRRFVDLLPSRIKEYEGLLSTNRIWLERTKGVGVISAEDATNWGLTGPPLRGSGVNYDVRKAMPYAAYDRFEFEVPLGTHGDTYDRYLIRMEEMRQSARIIRQALDGLPGGDFRGKVPKKIKPPIAEIYHVIEGPRGEQGFYIKSDGTEKPYRMRFKSPSFVNLQALPALSNGALVADIVAIIGTLDIVLGDADR
- the nuoH gene encoding NADH-quinone oxidoreductase subunit NuoH, with translation MDSRLLIENVVIPAIKVAVVLGVMSGAVAYTTLLERKVLGFIQLRLAPRRVGFHGILQPIADGIKLLLKEDIIPDQADRVLFILAPVISIIPAFAALAVIPFAGRSFSVMGYEITPWITDVNIGILYILSISSLGVYGIMLGGWASNSKYPLLGSLRSAAQMVSYEVPLGLAIIGPLLLAGTASMTGIVRAQETQGMWFFFPQIVALFCYFISGVAETNRIPFDLPEAEAELVAGYFTEYSGMKFAFFYLAEYTNMIVVSSIATTLFFGGWLRPFPNVQALSFLNFLDFINPALSGVFWFAFKVFMFLYLYIWIRGTFPRYRYDQLMNLGWKWLLPLSLANVVVTAFILALRHG